A single region of the Buchnera aphidicola (Formosaphis micheliae) genome encodes:
- a CDS encoding co-chaperone GroES, with protein sequence MKIRPLHDRVIIKRKEVEARSAGGIVLTGSAAGKSTRGVVTAVGNGRVLDNGELKKLDVKIGDTIIFNEGYGAKVEKIDNEEFLILTESDILAVIED encoded by the coding sequence ATGAAAATTAGACCATTACACGATAGAGTTATTATTAAACGTAAAGAAGTAGAAGCTAGATCTGCTGGAGGTATTGTACTTACAGGTTCTGCAGCAGGAAAATCTACCAGAGGAGTAGTAACAGCAGTTGGTAACGGAAGAGTATTAGATAATGGTGAATTAAAAAAATTAGATGTGAAGATTGGTGATACAATTATTTTTAACGAAGGGTATGGCGCAAAAGTTGAAAAAATAGATAATGAAGAATTTTTAATTTTGACTGAAAGTGATATTTTAGCAGTTATTGAAGATTAG
- the groL gene encoding chaperonin GroEL (60 kDa chaperone family; promotes refolding of misfolded polypeptides especially under stressful conditions; forms two stacked rings of heptamers to form a barrel-shaped 14mer; ends can be capped by GroES; misfolded proteins enter the barrel where they are refolded when GroES binds), producing the protein MAAKDVKFGNEARIKMLRGVNVLADAVKVTLGPKGRNVVLDKSFGAPSITKDGVSVAREIELEDKFENMGAQMVKEVASKANDVAGDGTTTATLLAQAIVNEGLKAVAAGMNPMDLKRGIDKAVICAVDELKKLSVPCSDSKAITQVGTISANADEKVGALISDAMEKVGNDGVITVEEGTGLENELEVVKGMQFDRGYLSPYFINKSETGVIELENPYVLMADKKISNIRELLPLLESVAKSSKPLLIISEDLEGEALATLVVNSMRGIVKVAAVKAPGFGDRRKAMLQDIAILTGGTVISEELAMELEKSTLEDLGQAKRVVINKDTTTIIGGMGEKYSIQNRISQIRQEIQETTSDYDKEKLNERLAKLSGGVAVLKVGAATEVEMKEKKARVEDALHATRAAVEEGVVPGGGVALVRVAQKISNMLGQNEDQNVGIRVALRAMETPLRQIVSNSGEEPSVVTNNVKDGRGNYGYNAATDEYGDMIDFGILDPTKVTRSALQYASSVAGLMITTECMVTDLPKEEKSDISSSSPAGGMGGGMGGMM; encoded by the coding sequence ATGGCAGCTAAAGATGTAAAATTTGGTAATGAAGCACGTATTAAAATGCTTCGCGGAGTTAATGTATTAGCAGATGCAGTGAAAGTTACTTTGGGGCCAAAAGGTCGTAATGTAGTATTAGATAAATCTTTTGGAGCTCCAAGTATTACTAAAGACGGTGTATCAGTTGCTCGTGAAATTGAATTAGAAGATAAATTTGAAAACATGGGTGCTCAAATGGTAAAAGAAGTTGCATCAAAAGCAAATGATGTAGCTGGAGATGGTACTACAACTGCAACTTTATTAGCACAAGCTATTGTTAATGAAGGATTGAAAGCAGTAGCTGCTGGCATGAATCCTATGGATTTAAAAAGAGGTATTGATAAAGCAGTAATTTGTGCAGTTGATGAATTAAAGAAATTATCTGTTCCATGTTCTGATTCTAAAGCTATTACACAAGTAGGCACAATTTCTGCTAATGCAGATGAAAAAGTTGGGGCTTTGATTTCTGATGCAATGGAAAAAGTAGGAAATGATGGTGTAATTACTGTAGAAGAAGGTACAGGTTTAGAAAATGAATTAGAAGTTGTAAAAGGAATGCAATTTGATAGAGGGTATTTATCTCCATATTTTATTAATAAGTCTGAAACAGGTGTAATAGAGTTAGAAAATCCTTATGTTTTAATGGCTGACAAAAAAATTTCTAATATTCGTGAATTATTACCTTTACTTGAATCCGTAGCTAAATCTAGTAAACCATTATTAATTATTTCAGAAGATTTAGAAGGTGAAGCATTAGCTACTTTAGTGGTTAATTCCATGAGAGGTATTGTAAAAGTAGCAGCTGTTAAAGCGCCAGGGTTTGGTGATAGACGTAAAGCAATGTTACAAGATATAGCAATATTAACTGGTGGAACAGTAATTTCTGAAGAATTAGCAATGGAATTAGAAAAGTCTACTTTAGAAGATTTAGGACAAGCTAAAAGAGTTGTTATTAATAAAGATACGACTACTATTATTGGCGGTATGGGTGAAAAATATTCTATTCAAAATAGAATTTCTCAAATACGTCAGGAAATTCAAGAAACTACTTCTGATTATGATAAAGAAAAATTAAACGAAAGATTAGCTAAATTGTCAGGTGGGGTAGCGGTATTAAAAGTAGGTGCAGCTACAGAAGTAGAGATGAAAGAGAAAAAAGCACGTGTTGAAGATGCTTTACATGCTACACGAGCTGCTGTTGAAGAAGGTGTTGTACCAGGTGGTGGTGTTGCTTTAGTTCGTGTTGCACAAAAAATTTCGAATATGTTAGGTCAAAACGAAGATCAAAATGTGGGTATACGAGTAGCTCTTCGTGCAATGGAAACTCCTTTACGTCAAATAGTTTCTAATTCAGGTGAAGAACCATCTGTAGTAACTAATAATGTAAAAGATGGACGAGGAAATTATGGATATAATGCTGCTACTGATGAATATGGGGATATGATAGATTTTGGAATATTAGATCCTACTAAAGTAACACGGTCTGCATTACAATATGCTTCTTCTGTAGCTGGTTTAATGATTACAACAGAATGTATGGTAACAGATTTACCAAAAGAAGAAAAATCTGATATTAGTAGTTCATCACCTGCTGGTGGTATGGGTGGTGGTATGGGTGGTATGATGTAG
- the efp gene encoding elongation factor P: MIINSINNLKSGLKVTFKGEPFLVLSNEFVKPGKGQAFSRVTLRNLLTNKLIDKTFRSTDLLEEANIIDVNLLYLYKDNRQYIFMNEKCFEYIAVDRKILGSNVKWLLEQTHYVVTLWNNNPISVCFNNFISLKVVSLNVLVTGDRIHKSYQLATLSTGVIVKVPLFIKVNNVVKIDIRSGEYISRIQ; this comes from the coding sequence ATGATAATTAATTCAATTAATAATTTGAAATCGGGTTTAAAAGTAACTTTCAAAGGGGAACCTTTTTTAGTATTGTCAAATGAATTTGTTAAGCCTGGTAAAGGACAGGCATTTTCTAGAGTAACATTACGAAATCTATTAACTAACAAATTAATTGATAAAACTTTTCGATCTACTGACTTATTAGAAGAAGCAAATATAATAGATGTTAATTTGTTATATTTATATAAAGATAACAGACAATATATTTTTATGAATGAAAAGTGTTTTGAATATATAGCAGTAGATAGAAAAATTTTAGGAAGTAACGTGAAATGGTTACTTGAACAAACTCATTATGTTGTAACTTTATGGAATAATAATCCTATTTCAGTATGTTTTAATAATTTTATATCATTAAAAGTAGTATCATTGAATGTATTGGTTACAGGCGATAGAATTCATAAAAGTTATCAATTAGCTACTTTATCTACAGGAGTTATTGTTAAAGTTCCATTATTTATTAAAGTAAATAATGTTGTTAAAATAGATATCAGATCTGGTGAATATATTTCACGAATTCAATAA
- the dnaC gene encoding DNA replication protein DnaC, with translation MKNYSIFFKRLQRIMPNHIKPKFNNDEDLLAWNQEEGILSSQAILRQNRAMKMQKILGRSGIRELYMNCSFDNYHIQHEGHQKVVSAARKYAEEFNENIASFIFSGRPGTGKNHLASAIGNHLILNGKNVLIVTVADLMSNMKNTFNGTNNITEENLLHNLSNVDLLMIDEIGMQTESRYEKVIINQIVDRRSSSKRSTGMLSNLDHLGMKSLLGERVIDRMRLGNSLWLTFEWNSYRKYIKGNEY, from the coding sequence ATGAAAAATTACTCTATTTTTTTTAAACGTCTGCAACGAATTATGCCTAATCATATTAAACCTAAATTTAATAATGATGAAGATTTACTAGCTTGGAATCAAGAAGAAGGAATTTTATCTTCCCAAGCAATATTAAGACAAAACCGAGCAATGAAAATGCAAAAAATTCTTGGTCGATCTGGTATTCGAGAATTATATATGAATTGTTCATTTGATAATTACCATATTCAACATGAAGGTCACCAAAAAGTAGTATCAGCTGCAAGAAAATATGCTGAAGAATTTAACGAAAATATTGCTAGTTTTATATTTTCCGGTCGTCCTGGAACAGGAAAAAATCATTTGGCTTCAGCAATAGGTAATCATCTTATTTTAAATGGAAAAAATGTATTAATCGTTACAGTTGCGGATCTAATGTCAAACATGAAAAATACTTTTAATGGAACTAACAATATAACAGAAGAAAATCTGTTACATAATTTAAGTAACGTTGATTTACTAATGATAGATGAAATCGGTATGCAAACTGAATCCCGTTACGAAAAAGTCATTATTAACCAAATTGTTGATAGAAGATCATCTTCTAAACGATCAACAGGAATGTTATCTAATCTTGATCATTTAGGAATGAAGTCATTATTAGGAGAAAGAGTTATAGATAGAATGAGATTAGGTAATAGTTTATGGCTAACATTTGAATGGAATAGTTATAGAAAATATATTAAAGGTAATGAATATTAA
- the dnaT gene encoding primosomal protein DnaT translates to MSTKILVPTTITLKNFKKDPITALNSAKEGALAVFKNNIPIMYAVTPTLLNKLFSINHLFQEKKQEQIKHNIKENKFLEKIPIGKFIMYKEWKPDVDFLKQAAIWGIILHEPITHAELALFISYWQAEGRFFYHIQWQQKLARSIQQSRTLNLKYKKRDINDLPQPDINIPEGFRGQ, encoded by the coding sequence ATGTCTACAAAAATATTAGTACCTACAACAATTACTTTAAAAAATTTTAAAAAAGATCCTATAACTGCTTTAAATTCAGCTAAAGAAGGTGCGCTAGCCGTATTTAAAAATAATATTCCCATTATGTATGCTGTTACTCCTACTTTACTAAATAAATTATTTTCTATAAACCATCTATTTCAAGAAAAAAAACAAGAACAAATAAAACATAATATAAAAGAAAATAAATTTCTAGAAAAAATTCCTATAGGTAAATTTATTATGTATAAAGAATGGAAACCTGACGTTGATTTCTTAAAACAAGCTGCTATCTGGGGGATAATTCTCCATGAACCAATTACACATGCTGAACTAGCACTTTTTATATCTTACTGGCAAGCGGAAGGAAGATTTTTTTATCATATACAATGGCAACAAAAGTTAGCCAGAAGTATACAACAAAGCAGAACTTTAAATTTAAAATATAAAAAAAGAGATATTAATGATCTACCTCAACCAGATATAAATATTCCAGAAGGATTTAGAGGACAATAA
- the rsmD gene encoding 16S rRNA (guanine(966)-N(2))-methyltransferase RsmD: protein MKKNNNIYIIAGKLKRRKIPILYQKKLKPTTNQIRETLFNWLNKKIINAYCLDCFSGSGALSIESISRGAKKVTLLEINKKIINNIKKTIKKFNIIEIKTIHTNTISWLKKKKTNYDIIFLDPPFYSNILEKIIFLLENNMWLKNNSWIYIECSKYQNNIKTPKSWFLYKNKTTGLVNYSIYIKKTNYFIELNKNNKYTL, encoded by the coding sequence ATGAAAAAAAATAACAATATTTACATTATTGCAGGGAAATTAAAACGAAGAAAAATACCAATATTATATCAAAAAAAATTAAAACCAACTACAAATCAAATTAGAGAAACATTATTTAATTGGCTTAATAAAAAAATCATAAATGCTTACTGTCTCGATTGTTTTTCTGGTAGTGGAGCATTATCTATTGAATCAATATCTCGTGGAGCAAAAAAAGTTACATTGCTAGAAATTAATAAAAAAATAATAAACAACATCAAAAAAACAATAAAAAAATTTAATATAATAGAAATTAAAACAATTCATACTAACACTATATCATGGTTAAAAAAAAAAAAAACAAATTATGATATTATCTTCCTTGATCCTCCTTTTTATAGTAATATATTAGAAAAAATTATTTTTCTACTAGAAAATAACATGTGGTTAAAAAATAATTCATGGATTTATATAGAATGCAGTAAATATCAAAATAATATAAAAACACCAAAAAGTTGGTTTTTATATAAAAATAAAACAACTGGATTAGTAAATTACTCAATTTATATTAAAAAAACAAATTATTTTATAGAACTTAATAAAAATAATAAGTATACATTATAA
- the ftsY gene encoding signal recognition particle-docking protein FtsY: MKKNIFFSWFSRIKNKNKKILEDNPKKIISVNNISNEIIKKNNNHKFDKIISNAIDTSIVKDITKNSKNDCKDLSIDNNSNVQKIIHREVKNTLISEIKLHKNTIVSKNRFVLKLREALKKTRDNFSIGIKSIFLTSYIDSKLFDTIEEMLLLADVGLETTTVIIKHLKSEVLHKKFKTTQEVYNELKRQMLLILSVAIKEKSTNISAGTYPFVILVVGVNGVGKTTNIAKLAVKYKNLGKKVMLVAGDTFRAAAIEQLKLWGSKIHVSVIAQHVNADSAAVVFDAMKSAKAKNIDILIVDTAGRLHNNINLMNELKKIKKVIKKIDVLAPHEIFLVVDSCNGQNTLIQTELFHKLLHLTGIIVTKLDGTAKGGIIFSIVHKFSIPIRYISTGEKINDLRTFDNNDFINSIF; the protein is encoded by the coding sequence ATGAAGAAAAATATTTTTTTTAGTTGGTTTTCTAGGATAAAAAATAAAAATAAGAAAATTTTAGAAGACAATCCAAAAAAAATAATTTCAGTCAATAATATTTCTAATGAAATTATAAAAAAAAATAATAATCATAAATTTGATAAAATTATTTCTAATGCAATAGACACTAGTATTGTTAAAGATATAACAAAAAATTCGAAAAATGATTGTAAAGATTTATCAATAGATAATAATAGTAATGTACAAAAAATAATACATAGAGAAGTAAAAAATACGCTGATTTCTGAAATAAAATTACATAAAAATACTATTGTATCTAAAAATAGATTTGTTTTAAAATTAAGAGAAGCTTTAAAAAAAACTAGAGATAATTTTTCTATAGGAATAAAGAGTATTTTTTTAACAAGTTATATTGATTCTAAATTATTTGATACAATTGAAGAAATGTTATTGCTTGCTGATGTTGGATTGGAAACAACTACTGTAATTATTAAACATTTAAAATCGGAAGTATTACATAAAAAATTTAAAACGACTCAAGAAGTTTATAATGAATTAAAGCGTCAAATGTTATTGATATTATCAGTTGCAATTAAGGAAAAATCAACTAATATTTCTGCCGGAACATATCCTTTTGTAATATTAGTAGTGGGTGTTAATGGTGTGGGAAAAACAACAAACATTGCTAAATTAGCTGTAAAATATAAAAATTTAGGAAAAAAAGTAATGTTAGTTGCAGGAGATACTTTTAGAGCGGCAGCTATTGAACAATTGAAATTATGGGGATCTAAAATACATGTTTCTGTAATCGCACAACATGTGAATGCTGATTCAGCAGCAGTAGTTTTTGATGCAATGAAATCAGCTAAAGCAAAAAATATTGATATTTTAATAGTTGATACAGCAGGAAGATTACATAATAATATTAATTTAATGAACGAATTAAAGAAAATTAAGAAAGTTATTAAGAAAATAGATGTTTTAGCACCACATGAGATTTTTTTAGTAGTTGATTCTTGTAATGGACAAAATACATTAATACAAACAGAGTTATTTCATAAGTTATTACATCTTACTGGTATAATTGTAACAAAATTAGATGGTACAGCAAAAGGAGGTATTATTTTTTCTATAGTACATAAATTTTCTATTCCAATTAGATATATTAGTACGGGTGAAAAGATAAATGATTTAAGAACATTTGATAATAATGATTTTATTAATTCTATATTTTAA
- the rpoH gene encoding RNA polymerase sigma factor RpoH: MINKTQILSLTSLGNLDAYIRAVNSWSILSAEEEKILAERLYYNSDLDAAKTLILSHLRFVIHIARSYSGYGLPQADLIQEGNIGLMKAIRRFNPEVGVRLVSFAVYWIKSEIHEYVLRNWRIVKVATTKSQRKLFFNLRKNKRRLGWFNDDELEMVAKDLGVRSEEVREMECRMSVQDISFNLFPNDEYNERKITTVMSHLRDHSSNFAHSVEEDNWETHATNKLTDALHILDERSQYIIRARWLNENNKITLQEIANGYGISAERVRQLEKNAMKKLRLAIED, translated from the coding sequence ATGATTAATAAAACACAAATTTTGTCTCTTACTTCTTTAGGTAATTTAGATGCTTATATTCGAGCTGTGAATTCTTGGTCGATATTATCAGCTGAAGAAGAAAAAATATTAGCAGAACGTCTTTATTATAACAGTGATTTAGATGCTGCTAAAACTTTAATTTTATCTCATTTGCGTTTTGTTATACATATTGCTAGGAGTTATTCCGGGTATGGGTTACCTCAAGCTGATTTAATTCAAGAAGGTAATATTGGATTAATGAAAGCTATTCGTCGTTTTAATCCTGAAGTAGGTGTTAGGTTAGTTTCTTTTGCTGTTTATTGGATAAAATCAGAAATACATGAATATGTTTTGCGTAACTGGCGTATTGTAAAAGTTGCTACAACTAAATCACAAAGAAAATTATTTTTTAATTTAAGAAAAAATAAACGTCGTTTAGGATGGTTTAATGATGATGAATTAGAAATGGTCGCTAAAGATTTAGGAGTTCGTAGTGAAGAGGTTAGAGAAATGGAATGTCGTATGTCTGTCCAGGATATTTCATTTAATTTATTTCCTAACGATGAATATAATGAGAGAAAAATAACTACTGTTATGTCTCATTTAAGAGATCATTCTTCAAATTTTGCTCATTCTGTAGAAGAAGATAATTGGGAAACACATGCTACCAATAAGTTAACTGATGCATTACATATTTTAGATGAGCGGAGTCAGTATATCATTAGAGCTCGTTGGTTAAATGAGAATAATAAAATTACTTTACAAGAAATAGCTAATGGATATGGTATTTCAGCAGAACGTGTTCGTCAGTTAGAAAAAAATGCAATGAAAAAGTTAAGGTTAGCAATTGAAGATTGA
- the metE gene encoding 5-methyltetrahydropteroyltriglutamate--homocysteine S-methyltransferase, which translates to MTIVNHILGFPRIGLNRELKRSQEDYWSGKISQSDLLDVGRKLRKRHWKQQKEAGIDLLPVGDFAWYDHVLSTSMMLGNVPERHKNEDQSINLDTLFRIARGISSTGQAAMASDMTKWFNTNYHYIVPEFSKFCDFFYGWSQLLDEVDEALKLGHNIKPVILGPITYLWLGKIKGELFNRLDLLPKIIPIYQYILSEIKLRKIEWVQIDEPILTLELPDDWRNVFNTVYEQLNCGVNILLTSYFDSIMHNMDIIKKLPIHGLHIDLIYGKYDFFNVNTIIPKNWILSLGVINGRNVWRSNLMYWFHVITSFFNTRQKLWIGSSCSLLHSPIDVSQENTIDLEIKNWFSFAIQKCQELSLLKQSIVSNDTNGLRQWSELIENRSLSNKVHDILVQKREKSITIDHMKRISKYNIREIKQRQKFNFPILPTTTVGSFPQTDVVRKLRFEFKKNYFTLEKYKEEIFKYIKDAIYRQDDLGLDVLVHGEFERNDMVEYFSENLNGFISTDNGWVQSYGSRCVKPPIIIGDISRSKSMTIEWIKYAQSLTSKPVKGMLTGPVTILSWSFAREDISQEIIAKQIALALRDEVKDLEDSGVRIIQIDEPALREGLPLRKSEWAVYLKWAIDAFRLSSSVVNDETQIHTHMCYCEFNDIMDSIVALDADVITIETSRSDMELLEFFKKFEYPNSIGPGVYDIHSPIIPTVDGIKSLLRKVIDYIPIQRVWVNPDCGLKTRTWEETELSLTNMIKAAKALRNEIK; encoded by the coding sequence ATGACTATTGTAAATCATATACTTGGTTTTCCTAGGATTGGATTAAATCGAGAATTAAAAAGATCTCAAGAAGATTATTGGTCTGGTAAAATTTCACAGAGTGATTTATTAGATGTTGGTAGGAAGTTAAGAAAGAGACATTGGAAACAACAAAAAGAAGCTGGTATTGATTTATTACCCGTAGGTGATTTTGCTTGGTATGATCATGTTTTAAGTACAAGTATGATGTTAGGTAATGTTCCTGAAAGACATAAGAATGAAGATCAATCTATTAATTTAGATACTTTATTTCGTATTGCTAGAGGAATATCCTCTACTGGACAAGCTGCTATGGCATCTGATATGACAAAGTGGTTTAATACTAACTATCATTATATAGTACCTGAATTTAGTAAATTCTGCGATTTTTTTTATGGTTGGTCGCAATTATTAGATGAAGTTGATGAAGCGTTAAAATTAGGACATAATATTAAGCCAGTGATTTTGGGTCCAATAACATATTTATGGTTAGGTAAAATTAAAGGTGAATTATTTAATCGTTTAGATTTGTTACCAAAAATAATTCCTATATATCAATATATTTTATCTGAAATTAAATTAAGAAAAATTGAATGGGTACAAATAGATGAGCCAATTTTAACGTTAGAATTACCTGATGATTGGAGAAATGTTTTTAATACAGTCTATGAACAGTTAAATTGTGGAGTAAATATATTATTAACTAGTTATTTTGATTCAATTATGCATAATATGGATATTATTAAGAAACTTCCAATACATGGATTACATATTGATTTAATATATGGAAAATATGATTTTTTTAATGTAAATACTATTATACCTAAAAATTGGATATTATCTTTAGGTGTTATTAATGGACGTAATGTATGGCGTAGTAATTTAATGTATTGGTTTCATGTGATTACTTCTTTTTTTAATACAAGACAAAAACTATGGATTGGGTCTTCTTGTTCTTTGTTACATTCTCCTATCGATGTCAGCCAAGAAAATACTATTGATTTAGAGATAAAAAATTGGTTTTCTTTTGCTATACAAAAATGTCAGGAATTGTCATTATTAAAGCAATCCATTGTTTCTAATGATACCAATGGTTTACGACAATGGAGTGAATTGATTGAAAATAGAAGTTTATCTAATAAGGTACACGATATTTTAGTACAGAAAAGAGAAAAATCAATTACTATTGATCATATGAAAAGAATTAGTAAGTATAATATTCGTGAAATAAAACAGAGACAAAAATTTAATTTTCCTATATTACCTACTACAACAGTTGGTTCTTTTCCACAAACAGATGTTGTAAGAAAGTTACGTTTTGAATTTAAAAAAAATTATTTTACTTTAGAAAAATATAAAGAAGAAATATTTAAGTATATTAAAGATGCTATTTATCGACAGGATGATTTAGGATTAGATGTATTAGTTCATGGAGAATTTGAAAGAAATGATATGGTAGAGTATTTTAGTGAAAATTTAAATGGATTTATTTCTACAGATAATGGATGGGTTCAAAGTTATGGATCTCGATGTGTTAAACCGCCGATTATTATTGGTGATATAAGTCGTTCTAAATCGATGACTATTGAGTGGATTAAATATGCACAGTCTTTAACGAGTAAACCTGTTAAAGGTATGTTAACTGGTCCAGTAACTATTTTATCTTGGTCATTTGCTAGAGAAGATATTTCTCAGGAAATTATAGCCAAACAAATAGCATTAGCTTTACGTGATGAAGTTAAAGATTTAGAAGATTCTGGAGTTAGAATTATACAAATAGATGAGCCAGCTTTAAGAGAGGGTTTACCTTTACGTAAAAGTGAGTGGGCTGTTTATTTGAAATGGGCAATAGATGCATTTCGGTTAAGTTCTTCAGTTGTTAATGATGAAACTCAAATTCATACACATATGTGTTATTGTGAATTTAATGATATTATGGATTCTATAGTTGCATTAGATGCAGATGTTATTACTATTGAAACATCTAGGTCAGATATGGAGTTGTTAGAATTTTTTAAAAAATTTGAATATCCAAATTCTATAGGACCAGGTGTTTATGATATACATTCTCCAATAATACCTACTGTTGATGGAATAAAATCTTTATTAAGAAAAGTTATTGATTATATTCCAATACAACGTGTTTGGGTGAATCCAGATTGTGGATTAAAAACAAGAACTTGGGAAGAGACTGAATTATCTTTAACAAATATGATAAAAGCAGCTAAAGCATTAAGAAATGAAATAAAATAA
- a CDS encoding YicC/YloC family endoribonuclease, whose translation MTGYARTELKGNWGKASWEIRTVNQRYLEINVRMSEEFRELDFFVRQYIRNNIDRGKIECSLRFEANQKKEAKIILNKKLINGILRATQWIKLDMRTCYINFIDLLKWPGVIEIEKENLDGIKTDIITLLKSTVKKLILVRKNEGMFLKKIIESRLDLIKIEINKIKKILPEILNLYKEKLFLKCKELQITIDKIRLEQEMLLLIQKIDINEELDRIHIHILETKSVINKIKYKPVGRRLDFIMQELNRETNTIASKSINSYITTATIEIKVLIEQMREQIQNIE comes from the coding sequence ATGACTGGCTATGCCAGAACAGAACTAAAAGGAAATTGGGGAAAAGCTTCATGGGAAATTAGAACTGTAAATCAGCGTTATTTAGAAATTAACGTTCGTATGTCTGAAGAATTTCGAGAATTGGATTTTTTTGTACGTCAATATATCAGGAATAATATTGATAGAGGTAAAATAGAATGCAGTTTAAGATTTGAAGCAAATCAAAAAAAAGAAGCAAAAATTATTTTAAATAAAAAATTAATTAATGGAATTTTACGTGCAACACAATGGATTAAATTAGACATGAGAACATGTTATATTAACTTTATTGATTTGTTAAAATGGCCAGGAGTTATTGAAATTGAAAAGGAAAATTTAGATGGTATTAAAACAGATATTATTACATTACTAAAATCAACTGTAAAAAAATTAATTTTAGTTAGAAAAAATGAAGGAATGTTTTTAAAAAAAATTATAGAAAGTCGATTAGATTTAATAAAAATTGAAATTAATAAAATAAAAAAAATCTTACCAGAAATTTTAAACTTATATAAAGAAAAATTATTTCTAAAATGTAAAGAATTACAAATTACTATTGATAAAATTAGATTAGAACAAGAAATGCTTTTATTAATTCAAAAAATAGATATTAATGAAGAACTCGATAGAATTCATATACATATTTTGGAAACTAAATCAGTAATTAATAAAATAAAATATAAACCTGTAGGTAGAAGATTAGATTTTATTATGCAAGAACTAAATAGAGAAACAAATACAATAGCATCAAAATCTATTAATTCTTATATTACAACGGCCACTATTGAGATTAAAGTTTTAATTGAACAAATGCGAGAACAAATTCAAAATATAGAATAA